The following coding sequences are from one Ornithodoros turicata isolate Travis chromosome 1, ASM3712646v1, whole genome shotgun sequence window:
- the LOC135379113 gene encoding histone H2A-like, giving the protein MPAGAAKCSPALLSGFGQSVVNLSSVNIMSGRGKGGKAKGKSKTRSSRAGLQFPVGRIHRLLRKGNYAERVGAGAPVYLAAVLEYLAAEVLELAGNAARDNKKTRIIPRHLQLAIRNDEELNKLLSGVTIAQGGVLPNIQAVLLPKKTEKKA; this is encoded by the coding sequence ATGCCGGCAGGCGCCGCAAAATGCTCGCCAGCATTGCTTAGTGGCTTCGGCCAGtctgtcgttaacctctctagcgtcaacatCATGTCAGGTCGTGGAAAAGGTGGAAAAGCCAAGGGAAAGAGCAAGACCCGGTCCAGCAGGGCAGGGCTCCAGTTTCCCGTCGGTCGTATTCATCGTCTCCTGCGCAAGGGCAACTACGCCGAGCGTGTGGGAGCAGGCGCCCCCGTTTACCTGGCCGCCGTGCTCGAATACCTCGCTGCTGAAGTGCTCGAGttggcgggcaacgccgctcgcgacaacaagaagacgaggatcatcccccgtcACCTCCAGCTGGCCATCCGCAACGACGAGGAGTTGAACAAGCTGCTGTCGGGCGTCACCATCGCGCAGGGTGGCGTGTTGCCCAACATCCAGGCCGTCCTCCTGCCCAAGAAGACGGAGAAGAAGGCCTAA
- the LOC135379119 gene encoding histone H3 produces the protein MARTKQTARKSTGGKAPRKQLATKAARKSAPATGGVKKPHRYRPGTVALREIRRYQKSTELLIRKLPFQRLVREIAQDFKTDLRFQSSAVMALQEASEAYLVGLFEDTNLCAIHAKRVTIMPKDIQLARRIRGERA, from the coding sequence ATGGCACGTACCAAGCAGACTGCTCGTAAGAGTACCGGTGGCAAGGCACCCAGGAAGCAGCTGGCCACCAAGGCTGCAAGGAAGAGCGCGCCGGCCACCGGAGGCGTCAAGAAACCTCACAGGTACAGGCCCGGCACGGTCGCCCTGCGTGAAATCCGCCGTTACCAGAAGTCCACGGAGCTGCTCATCCGCAAGCTGCCCTTCCAGCGCCTGGTCCGCGAAATCGCCCAGGATTTCAAGACCGACCTGCGCTTCCAGAGCTCCGCCGTGATGGCACTGCAGGAGGCCAGCGAAGCCTACCTTGTCGGCCTGTTCGAGGACACCAACCTGTGCGCCATCCACGCCAAGCGCGTCACCATCATGCCAAAGGACATCCAGCTGGCTCGTCGCATCCGCGGCGAACGTGCTTAG